The DNA window ATGGATTCACCATGCAATAGTGTGTCGAAACACACTGGGTTTCCCCATTCGGGTATCGCCGGTTGTTACGCTTCATATCAGCTTACCGACGCTTATCGCAGATTAGCACGCCCTTCATCGCCTCTGACTGCCTAGGCATCCACCGTGTACGCTTAGTCACTTAACCTCACAACCCGAAGATGTTTCCATCATCGGCTGTGCGCTTTTGAGAGACTCGTGAATAATCTTCCGATTATTCATCATTTCAATTTTCAGCTTGTTCCAGATTGTTAAAGAGCAATATCTTAAACACGACTCGTTAAAGTCATCTTTAAGATATTCGTGATAATGTCTTTCACGCATTATCGGAATGGCGTCCCCAAGGGGATTCGAACCCCTGTTACAGCCGTGAAAGGGCAGTGTCCTAGGCCTCTAGACGATGGGGACACGGAAATTGCTTAGCAAATCACTGATTTGCTATTTCCGTGTAAAGGCGCGAATTTGCTGGCAAATTCAAGCGGCCGATGTGTTAACGACTCATCAGCCCGTCCGCCTTTCAACGAAAGGGTTTTCTTGCTCATTATTTTTCATCAGACAATCTGTGTGGACACTGCACATTTCAATATCGTTCGGTAAGGAGGTGATCCAACCGCAGGTTCCCCTACGGTTACCTTGTTACGACTTCACCCCAGTCATGAATCACAAAGTGGTAAGCGCCCTCCCGAAGGTTAAGCTACCTACTTCTTTTGCAACCCACTCCCATGGTGTGACGGGCGGTGTGTACAAGGCCCGGGAACGTATTCACCGTAGCATTCTGATCTACGATTACTAGCGATTCCGACTTCATGGAGTCGAGTTGCAGACTCCAATCCGGACTACGACATACTTTATGAGGTCCGCTTGCTCTCGCGAGATCGCTTCTCTTTGTATATGCCATTGTAGCACGTGTGTAGCCCTACTCGTAAGGGCCATGATGACTTGACGTCATCCCCACCTTCCTCCAGTTTATCACTGGCAGTCTCCTTTGAGTTCCCGGCCGAACCGCTGGCAACAAAGGATAAGGGTTGCGCTCGTTGCGGGACTTAACCCAACATTTCACAACACGAGCTGACGACAGCCATGCAGCACCTGTCTCACGGTTCCCGAAGGCACCAAGCCATCTCTGGCTAGTTCCGTGGATGTCAAGAGTAGGTAAGGTTCTTCGCGTTGCATCGAATTAAACCACATGCTCCACCGCTTGTGCGGGCCCCCGTCAATTCATTTGAGTTTTAACCTTGCGGCCGTACTCCCCAGGCGGTCGATTTAACGCGTTAGCTCCGGAAGCCACGGCTCAAGGCCACAACCTCCAAATCGACATCGTTTACAGCGTGGACTACCAGGGTATCTAATCCTGTTTGCTCCCCACGCTTTCGCACCTGAGCGTCAGTCTTCGTCCAGGGGGCCGCCTTCGCCACCGGTATTCCTCCAGATCTCTACGCATTTCACCGCTACACCTGGAATTCTACCCCCCTCTACGAGACTCTAGCCTGCCAGTTTCAAATGCAGTTCCCAGGTTAAGCCCGGGGATTTCACATCTGACTTAACAGACCGCCTGCGTGCGCTTTACGCCCAGTAATTCCGATTAACGCTTGCACCCTCCGTATTACCGCGGCTGCTGGCACGGAGTTAGCCGGTGCTTCTTCTGCGAGTAACGTCAATCGCTGCAGTTATTAACTACAACGCCTTCCTCCTCGCTGAAAGTGCTTTACAACCCGAAGGCCTTCTTCACACACGCGGCATGGCTGCATCAGGCTTGCGCCCATTGTGCAATATTCCCCACTGCTGCCTCCCGTAGGAGTCTGGACCGTGTCTCAGTTCCAGTGTGGCTGGTCATCCTCTCAGACCAGCTAGGGATCGTCGCCTAGGTGAGCCATTACCCCACCTACTAGCTAATCCCATCTGGGCACATCCGATGGTGTGAGGCCCGAAGGTCCCCCACTTTGGTCTTGCGACGTTATGCGGTATTAGCTACCGTTTCCAGTAGTTATCCCCCTCCATCGGGCAGTTTCCCAGACATTACTCACCCGTCCGCCGCTCGCCGGCGAGGAAGCAAGCTTCCTCCCGCTGCCGCTCGACTTGCATGTGTTAGGCCTGCCGCCAGCGTTCAATCTGAGCCATGATCAAACTCTTCAATTAAAAGCTTGATTTGCTAAGTTAATAGCGTGCTCGAAGATTTACTGCATGAATTTTACTTCAGTTAGTCACTCTTCAAGACTTGATATTTTTTTGCACCCAAAGGTGCTGGATATCGTCTTGTGAGTGCCCACACAGATTGTCTGATAAATTGTTAAAGAGCAATGAGTTACGAGACTTGGCTCGTTCACTCGAGGTGGCGTATATTACGCTTTCCTCTTTCAGAGTCAACCCCAAATTTCAGGATTTTCTCTTTTCTTCCCGGCCGCTTCGTGAAGTGAATCACTTGCGCCGTGTCGATGGAGGCGCATTATAGGGCGTCCCACGCAGGCCGCAACAGGTTTTTTCAACAAAAGTGCGCGTTTGCTGCATTCCACAGCAAAAGCCCGCCTTATACCTTGTTTTGCACAAACTTATCCACAGAGCCCCGCAGGGCTGAAAATTTACGAGCGCCGCGCAAACGTTTTCGCTACAATTCTCCGCAGCGACAAACTCCCCTTTATTCCAGGGGCGTTACCTGAATCAGTGCCGAATACCGTTAAATACGAGGAAAATTCCGCCCCTTACGCTGTTCAGAGTAAGGAATACCGGTAAAGATTCAGGTAACTCTCTTTATATCGTGATGCAAAAGCCAAGGGATAAAACCATGCAACAACCTCGTCCAATACGCCGGGCTCTGCTCAGCGTTTCTGACAAAACCGGTATCGTTGAATTCGCAGAAGCACTCTCTCAACGTGGTGTGGAGCTGCTCTCGACCGGGGGCACCGCGCGCCTGCTGGCAGATGCCGGCCTGCCGGTTACCGAAGTTTCCGATTACACCGGCTTCCCGGAAATGATGGATGGACGTGTAAAAACCCTGCATCCCAAAGTGCACGGCGGTATTCTTGGCCGCCGCGGCCAAGATGATGCGATCATGGCACAGCACGCCATCAAGCCGATCGATATCGTGGTGGTAAACCTGTATCCGTTTGCCCAAACCGTCGCCCGCCCAGACTGCTCGCTGGCAGATGCGGTTGAAAACATCGATATCGGCGGCCCCACCATGGTGCGCTCCGCCGCCAAAAACCATAAAGACGTCGCCATTGTGGTCAAGAGCAGCGACTACGCCGCCATCATTACCGAGATGGACAACAACAACGGCTCGCTGCTATTGCCAACCCGTTTTGATCTGGCCATCAAAGCATTCGAGCACACCGCCGCCTACGACAGCATGATCGCCAACTACTTCGGCGCGCTGGTGCCAGCCTATCATGGCGATACCGAGCAGCCCGCCGGCCGCTTCCCGCGCACCCTGAACCTGAACTACATCAAGAAACAGGATATGCGCTACGGTGAAAACGGCCATCAACAAGCCGCCTTCTATATAGAAGACAACCTGCAGGAAGCTTCCGTCGCCACCGCCCAGCAGTTGCAGGGCAAAGCGCTGTCTTATAACAACATCGCCGACACCGACGCCGCGCTGGAATGCGTGAAAGAGTTCGCCGAGCCGGCCTGTGTGATTGTCAAACATGCCAACCCCTGCGGCGT is part of the Gibbsiella quercinecans genome and encodes:
- the purH gene encoding bifunctional phosphoribosylaminoimidazolecarboxamide formyltransferase/IMP cyclohydrolase → MQQPRPIRRALLSVSDKTGIVEFAEALSQRGVELLSTGGTARLLADAGLPVTEVSDYTGFPEMMDGRVKTLHPKVHGGILGRRGQDDAIMAQHAIKPIDIVVVNLYPFAQTVARPDCSLADAVENIDIGGPTMVRSAAKNHKDVAIVVKSSDYAAIITEMDNNNGSLLLPTRFDLAIKAFEHTAAYDSMIANYFGALVPAYHGDTEQPAGRFPRTLNLNYIKKQDMRYGENGHQQAAFYIEDNLQEASVATAQQLQGKALSYNNIADTDAALECVKEFAEPACVIVKHANPCGVAISEDILGAYERAYKTDPTSAFGGIIAFNRELDAATAQAIISRQFVEVIIAPTINEEARSLLAAKQNVRVLACGQWQQRVPGLDFKRVNGGLLVQERDLGMVAAGDLRVVTKRQPTEQELRDALFCWKVAKFVKSNAIVYARDNMTIGIGAGQMSRVYSAKIAGIKAADEGLEVKGSAMASDAFFPFRDGIDAAAAVGITCVIQPGGSIRDNEVIAAADEHGIAMIFTDMRHFRH